One part of the Ailuropoda melanoleuca isolate Jingjing chromosome 6, ASM200744v2, whole genome shotgun sequence genome encodes these proteins:
- the S100A8 gene encoding protein S100-A8, with protein sequence MLTELESAMNSLIDVYHKYSLEKGNYHALYRDDLKKLLETECPRYMKKKDADTWFKELDVNSDGAINFEEFLILVIKVGVAAHEDIHKE encoded by the exons ATGCTGACGGAACTGGAGAGTGCCATGAACTCCCTCATTGATGTTTACCACAAGTACTCCCTGGAGAAGGGGAATTACCACGCCCTCTACAGGGATGACTTGAAGAAATTGTTAGAGACAGAGTGTCCTCGGTACATGAAg AAAAAGGATGCAGATACCTGGTTCAAAGAGTTGGACGTCAATAGTGATGGTGCAATTAACTTCGAGGAGTTCCTCATACTGGTGATAAAGGTGGGTGTGGCAGCCCACGAAGACATCCACAAAGAGTAG